A genomic region of Chrysiogenes arsenatis DSM 11915 contains the following coding sequences:
- a CDS encoding cysteine desulfurase family protein produces MSHYLYFDLLATTPCDERVVAAMLPYFTEQYGNPASTVHRAGKRALNAVHHAREQVAALIGAHHSEIIFTAGATESNNLALLGIAPDVRQPNGRRKILTSSIEHRAVLAPCRSLKHRGFCVIELPVASTGRLNMDALEEAIDSDTLLISVQLANNEIGTIQDIAAICALAREYGAAVHCDAAQGVGKIPVQVAELGIDFLSISAHKFYGPKGIGALYCRHDSPFRLVPMLHGGTHEHGLRPGTLNVPAIVGFGEACAIAQQELAHDMAHAAALRQLFIDLICHAIPESRINGDSHFHLPGCISITLPEVDAESIMLATPDIAMSSGAACTSDIPEQSHVLSAIGLPPEAAAGTLRLAFGRGIREEDVRAGVALLTEAYFQTLELS; encoded by the coding sequence ATGTCCCACTATCTCTACTTTGACCTTTTGGCCACGACGCCCTGCGACGAGCGGGTCGTGGCAGCAATGCTTCCCTACTTTACTGAGCAATATGGAAACCCAGCAAGCACGGTGCACCGAGCAGGCAAACGGGCGCTCAACGCCGTACATCATGCCCGCGAACAGGTAGCTGCGCTCATCGGGGCTCATCATTCGGAAATTATCTTCACCGCTGGAGCTACCGAAAGCAATAACCTTGCTCTCCTTGGGATCGCTCCGGACGTGAGACAACCAAACGGACGTCGGAAAATACTGACGTCATCCATCGAACATCGCGCGGTACTTGCCCCTTGTCGCTCCCTCAAGCATCGAGGGTTTTGCGTCATAGAGCTTCCTGTTGCGTCGACGGGACGACTCAATATGGACGCCCTCGAAGAGGCCATCGACAGCGATACACTGCTTATTTCGGTGCAACTCGCCAATAATGAAATCGGCACCATTCAGGACATCGCTGCCATCTGTGCACTTGCTCGCGAATATGGCGCTGCCGTTCACTGTGATGCTGCTCAGGGTGTTGGCAAAATTCCCGTTCAGGTAGCAGAGCTCGGCATCGACTTTCTCTCTATAAGCGCGCATAAATTTTATGGTCCCAAAGGGATCGGCGCACTCTATTGCCGCCACGATTCTCCTTTTCGCCTCGTACCAATGCTGCACGGCGGGACGCACGAACATGGCTTACGCCCGGGGACGTTGAACGTTCCCGCAATCGTCGGTTTTGGTGAAGCGTGCGCCATTGCCCAGCAAGAACTGGCGCATGACATGGCGCATGCCGCGGCACTGCGCCAACTTTTTATCGACTTGATATGCCACGCCATCCCTGAGAGCCGTATCAATGGCGATAGCCACTTCCACCTTCCAGGGTGCATCAGCATTACCCTGCCAGAAGTCGATGCCGAATCAATCATGCTGGCTACCCCTGACATTGCGATGAGTTCCGGTGCCGCCTGCACCTCTGATATCCCAGAACAATCACACGTCTTAAGCGCTATTGGCTTACCGCCGGAAGCCGCAGCGGGAACGCTCCGTCTCGCGTTCGGGCGCGGCATTCGAGAAGAAGACGTGCGCGCTGGTGTTGCGTTACTCACCGAAGCGTACTTCCAAACGCTTGAGCTGAGTTGA
- a CDS encoding trimeric intracellular cation channel family protein, whose amino-acid sequence MNIFFIADVIGLSAFAVSGFLVGVRARLDLLGVIIAAFLTGVGGGIARDAIVNTTPFAFRENYPLIVIIVSLVLALLFRLHRRGDVDRHALLIVADSIGLIAFSITGALVAIEHQLNFFGIISLAFLTAVGGGIIRDVMINEVPFILKTDFYGSVALLIGIAFYWLDRTELLSDLAIFVVAAVGLSLRLFAYFTGWKLPTFDTSPTSPKDGGTHE is encoded by the coding sequence ATGAACATCTTTTTTATTGCCGATGTTATCGGCCTGAGCGCTTTTGCTGTTAGTGGCTTTCTGGTTGGTGTACGTGCGCGGCTTGATCTACTGGGGGTTATCATAGCCGCTTTCCTGACGGGGGTTGGTGGCGGAATAGCGCGCGATGCGATTGTCAACACGACGCCATTCGCCTTTCGCGAAAACTATCCCTTGATTGTCATCATCGTCTCGCTGGTGCTCGCACTACTCTTCCGTTTACACCGTCGCGGAGATGTCGACCGTCATGCATTGCTTATTGTTGCCGATAGCATAGGGCTGATTGCGTTTAGTATTACCGGTGCACTGGTTGCTATCGAACATCAACTGAATTTTTTTGGCATCATTTCGTTAGCATTCCTGACCGCTGTCGGCGGAGGTATTATTCGTGATGTGATGATTAATGAAGTTCCATTTATTTTAAAAACTGATTTTTACGGGAGCGTGGCGCTCCTGATTGGTATTGCCTTTTACTGGCTTGATCGCACCGAACTTTTGAGCGATCTGGCTATTTTTGTCGTCGCTGCGGTGGGACTCAGCCTGCGCCTTTTTGCGTATTTTACTGGCTGGAAACTCCCAACTTTTGACACTTCACCAACTTCACCAAAAGATGGAGGAACTCATGAGTGA
- a CDS encoding SIR2 family NAD-dependent protein deacylase — protein MSDALTRAATALRDATESVLFLTSAGMSADSGIPTFRDRDGYWRNFPPFKELGLVAEELASPYSFRIRPERSWAFYEWRRRNAHTNQPHAGYAILNALMQRSQHSFVHTTNTDGYHIRSGIEPTSVREVHGSMWRLQCLRGSRCRYGYRDSLDVPLCDLNETTMIATTLPKCPECGELLRPHILMWGDSDYIGHPIQDDNFTSFLTEVTTPQVVVLVGSSAAVPTNDYLAARLQRQGSLIITINPDSASLEVCRPDIYLPFKAAHAFEELALKVL, from the coding sequence ATGAGTGACGCCCTCACACGTGCGGCTACAGCGCTTCGAGACGCAACAGAAAGTGTTTTATTTTTAACCAGCGCTGGCATGAGTGCCGATTCAGGCATTCCCACATTTCGCGACCGTGATGGATACTGGCGCAATTTTCCGCCATTCAAAGAGCTGGGACTGGTGGCCGAAGAGTTGGCTTCACCCTACTCTTTTCGTATCCGTCCAGAGCGCTCGTGGGCTTTTTACGAGTGGCGTCGGCGCAATGCTCACACCAATCAGCCACATGCAGGCTATGCGATCCTGAATGCACTTATGCAGCGGAGCCAACACAGCTTTGTGCATACGACAAACACCGACGGCTACCATATACGCAGCGGGATTGAACCCACATCGGTGCGCGAAGTGCACGGTTCCATGTGGCGGCTGCAGTGTTTACGCGGCTCACGCTGCCGGTATGGATATCGTGATTCTCTCGATGTGCCGCTCTGCGACCTGAACGAAACGACGATGATAGCCACCACTCTCCCCAAATGCCCGGAGTGCGGCGAACTCCTCCGTCCGCATATACTCATGTGGGGCGATAGTGACTATATTGGTCACCCTATTCAGGACGATAATTTCACCAGTTTTCTGACGGAAGTCACCACACCGCAGGTCGTTGTGCTTGTTGGGTCGAGTGCAGCGGTGCCAACCAACGATTATTTGGCAGCACGCTTACAGCGGCAGGGATCGCTCATAATAACAATCAATCCTGACTCTGCCTCACTAGAAGTCTGCCGCCCGGACATTTACCTCCCTTTTAAGGCCGCACACGCTTTCGAAGAACTGGCGCTCAAGGTACTTTAA
- a CDS encoding HDOD domain-containing protein: MPDTVKNLELIDMPDMEKARSLINHIGLPHQPRVVMQALRETQKESPDFGRIVQIINSDTAMAAKILKLVNAPAWGLRQHISSISQALALLGIPRFNVLVITSALKEAVVGDDASLHTFWLHSVNVARGTEYILDHQHIFRNFSELIPEQVYLAGLFHDAAVPMIAKRYPLYREFFPFLLRERDRVPEVEFAKLGTYHHTISYILARSWGVAPMISETILSHHENGAVRVPGTMAMAKVSAALQLADYLDLIYQHKIGNITGVDTWPEEEWAETHEETLFQLDLDGAQLSDLIDDFFIFLGQQE, from the coding sequence ATGCCCGATACGGTGAAAAATCTTGAGTTGATTGATATGCCCGACATGGAAAAAGCCCGTTCCTTAATCAACCACATCGGCTTACCGCACCAACCACGCGTCGTCATGCAGGCCTTACGTGAAACGCAAAAAGAGTCGCCCGATTTTGGCCGTATCGTTCAAATTATCAACTCCGATACCGCGATGGCAGCAAAAATATTAAAACTGGTCAATGCTCCGGCTTGGGGCCTGCGCCAACACATATCGTCTATCTCGCAAGCGCTGGCGCTGCTTGGCATTCCTCGCTTTAATGTATTGGTCATTACTAGCGCCCTCAAAGAAGCCGTTGTAGGGGATGATGCATCGCTCCATACGTTCTGGCTCCACTCCGTTAACGTGGCGCGTGGCACAGAATACATTTTGGATCACCAGCATATCTTCCGTAATTTTTCCGAATTGATCCCAGAACAAGTCTACCTCGCTGGACTGTTTCACGATGCGGCCGTCCCAATGATTGCCAAACGTTACCCGCTTTATCGCGAGTTTTTTCCGTTCCTGCTGCGCGAGCGCGACCGCGTTCCAGAAGTTGAATTCGCTAAACTCGGAACCTACCACCATACCATCAGCTATATTTTAGCGCGGAGCTGGGGTGTTGCGCCGATGATTTCCGAAACGATCCTCTCCCATCACGAAAACGGTGCTGTGCGCGTCCCTGGCACAATGGCCATGGCGAAAGTTTCCGCTGCGCTCCAACTGGCCGACTATCTCGACTTGATTTATCAGCATAAGATTGGCAATATCACTGGGGTTGATACTTGGCCTGAAGAAGAATGGGCTGAAACACACGAAGAAACCCTTTTTCAACTTGATCTTGATGGCGCACAACTGAGCGACTTAATTGATGATTTTTTTATTTTCCTTGGTCAACAGGAGTAA
- a CDS encoding ABC transporter ATP-binding protein: MSSQPEHSTEQSPIYPLCSTALTKKYHAFTALHPLDLTLNSGEIFGLLGPNGAGKTTFISMISGLIAPDSGSITIGGYNLTENPIEARMQVGVVPQEIVSHGFFTVNQVLNFHSGYYGLLRNQERIDYLLHKLALFEHRKKLVRQLSGGMKRRLLIAKALVHFPPLLLLDEPTAGVDVELRNDLWEFVEELNRELKTTILLTTHYLEEAEKLCQRIGVLHHGRLIALNDTAALIHQLTLRRVTLTLANIPPHLTTVAGISCNGHTVKINIKHDETIGQLLSRLAIPLDSLHDIVVDEGRLEEAFKTLIQQHGTTGVPQ, from the coding sequence TTGTCTAGCCAACCCGAACATTCGACGGAACAGAGCCCCATCTATCCGCTCTGTTCCACGGCGCTTACGAAAAAATATCACGCATTTACCGCACTCCATCCACTTGATTTAACACTCAATTCTGGCGAAATCTTTGGCCTTCTTGGACCGAATGGTGCGGGAAAAACTACGTTTATCTCCATGATTTCTGGCCTTATCGCACCGGATAGCGGCTCGATTACCATCGGTGGGTACAATCTTACAGAAAATCCAATTGAAGCGCGAATGCAGGTCGGCGTTGTACCACAGGAGATTGTTTCGCACGGTTTCTTTACCGTTAACCAGGTGTTGAATTTTCACTCCGGCTACTACGGCTTGCTGCGCAATCAAGAGCGGATTGATTATTTGTTGCATAAGTTGGCACTGTTTGAACACCGCAAAAAACTCGTACGTCAGCTCTCAGGCGGCATGAAACGACGCTTGCTTATTGCTAAAGCGTTAGTTCACTTTCCACCTCTTTTACTCCTTGACGAACCAACGGCAGGTGTCGACGTTGAACTGCGTAATGATCTCTGGGAGTTTGTCGAAGAGCTCAATCGCGAACTGAAAACGACTATCCTCTTGACAACTCACTACCTTGAAGAGGCGGAAAAGCTCTGTCAACGCATTGGCGTGCTCCATCATGGTCGTTTGATTGCGCTTAATGATACCGCTGCGCTGATCCACCAGTTAACGTTGCGTCGTGTCACCTTAACGCTTGCCAACATTCCACCTCACCTGACGACGGTTGCGGGGATTTCATGTAATGGACACACGGTGAAGATCAACATCAAGCATGATGAAACGATTGGCCAACTCCTCAGTCGTCTTGCCATTCCATTGGACTCTCTCCACGACATTGTCGTGGATGAAGGTCGATTGGAAGAAGCCTTTAAAACGCTGATTCAGCAACATGGAACAACAGGTGTACCACAATGA
- a CDS encoding ABC transporter permease yields the protein MNGRIFAGFYSLLSKEVLRFYRVAGQTIFSPLINAALYLLIFGVNLADKIDTMNGVNYLLFIIPGLMAMALLNNAFQNASSSIITSKFHGDFQDLRVVPLQPLQIVAAYGLAATLRGALVGVCVGIVGQLFHYSMYSTLIPIAAPGWLLLFMLMGGLTFGFLGLCIAIFSTSFDQVSAISTFVILPLIYLGGVFFSIESMHPFWQHLSYLNPLFYIINGVRYGVLGVSDLAPYVSIMLATVFILLAGSLAFWAVKKGSYTKF from the coding sequence ATGAATGGTCGAATTTTTGCTGGTTTCTACTCGCTCCTAAGCAAAGAAGTACTCCGTTTTTACCGCGTTGCCGGACAAACGATCTTTAGCCCGTTAATTAACGCGGCGCTTTACCTCCTGATTTTTGGTGTCAATCTGGCAGATAAAATTGACACGATGAATGGTGTAAATTATCTTCTTTTCATCATCCCCGGCTTGATGGCGATGGCGCTGCTCAACAACGCCTTTCAAAATGCTTCCAGTTCGATAATCACGTCCAAATTTCATGGCGATTTTCAGGATCTGCGGGTCGTACCACTGCAACCGCTACAAATTGTCGCGGCGTACGGTCTGGCAGCGACGCTGCGCGGCGCCCTCGTTGGTGTCTGCGTTGGGATCGTGGGACAACTCTTCCATTACAGCATGTATAGCACACTCATACCCATTGCAGCGCCTGGCTGGTTGCTCCTGTTTATGCTCATGGGTGGTTTGACTTTCGGCTTTTTGGGGCTATGTATTGCGATCTTCTCCACAAGTTTTGACCAAGTGAGTGCTATCAGCACCTTTGTGATTCTTCCACTTATCTACCTTGGCGGGGTGTTTTTCAGCATTGAATCAATGCACCCGTTCTGGCAGCATCTTTCGTACCTCAACCCACTATTTTATATCATTAATGGCGTTCGCTACGGAGTACTTGGTGTGAGCGATCTGGCGCCGTACGTGTCCATCATGTTGGCCACGGTTTTCATTCTGCTGGCAGGCAGTTTAGCCTTTTGGGCGGTAAAAAAAGGGAGCTACACAAAATTCTAA